The following are encoded in a window of Roseimaritima ulvae genomic DNA:
- a CDS encoding transglutaminase-like domain-containing protein encodes MKIAHLGRWAALLAGLFVCSPSLVLAQAPGEADALVADGAGGEPLLRYESPQKQTWRVGLRLETRGANCVNVVATFPIPIDWPEQKVTLVDQQVDGMVSNWGPRDLAGGVRQVRLLMDQAPAGSTIETLLTFEIERSRILGPSPEQIEQLTIPRRATGELRMAMGNSPYINTTDARIKAVAREIAAMEADNDWQRIELVYDWVRDKVSYTEGPLKSASEALRDGTGDCEELTSLFIAICRNLRVPARMVWIPGHCYPEFYLEDAEGNGHWFPCQVAGTRQFGKMDEYRPVLQKGDRFKVPEKKTAQRYVAEFFTCNKLRSNGDPKPTFIRELVE; translated from the coding sequence ATGAAGATTGCTCACCTTGGCCGCTGGGCGGCCCTGCTAGCCGGTTTATTTGTTTGCAGTCCCTCCCTGGTCCTCGCGCAGGCCCCGGGTGAGGCCGATGCGTTGGTGGCCGACGGTGCCGGGGGCGAACCGCTGCTCCGCTACGAAAGCCCGCAAAAGCAAACCTGGAGAGTCGGACTCCGCCTGGAGACCCGCGGCGCAAACTGCGTGAACGTGGTAGCCACGTTTCCGATTCCCATCGACTGGCCGGAACAAAAGGTGACGCTGGTCGACCAACAGGTCGACGGTATGGTCAGCAATTGGGGCCCCCGTGACTTGGCCGGTGGCGTGCGTCAGGTGCGTCTGCTGATGGACCAAGCTCCCGCTGGCAGCACGATCGAAACGCTGCTGACGTTTGAAATCGAACGTTCTCGTATCCTGGGTCCCTCGCCCGAACAAATCGAACAGTTGACGATCCCGCGTCGGGCCACGGGCGAACTGCGGATGGCGATGGGCAACAGCCCCTACATCAACACCACGGACGCTCGCATCAAAGCGGTGGCCCGTGAAATCGCCGCCATGGAAGCGGACAATGATTGGCAACGTATCGAATTGGTCTACGACTGGGTGCGCGACAAAGTCAGCTACACTGAAGGACCGCTTAAATCCGCCTCCGAAGCTCTCCGCGATGGAACCGGCGACTGCGAGGAATTGACAAGCCTGTTCATCGCCATCTGCCGCAACCTGCGAGTGCCGGCGAGGATGGTTTGGATCCCGGGACATTGTTACCCCGAGTTCTATTTGGAAGACGCCGAAGGCAACGGACACTGGTTCCCCTGCCAGGTCGCGGGCACCCGGCAGTTTGGCAAGATGGACGAGTATCGCCCGGTGTTGCAAAAAGGCGACCGCTTTAAGGTTCCCGAGAAAAAAACCGCTCAGCGCTACGTCGCCGAATTCTTCACCTGCAATAAACTTCGCAGCAACGGCGATCCCAAACCGACCTTCATTCGTGAACTGGTCGAATAG